Proteins encoded by one window of Rhineura floridana isolate rRhiFlo1 chromosome 9, rRhiFlo1.hap2, whole genome shotgun sequence:
- the LOC133363751 gene encoding uncharacterized protein C4orf36 homolog → MEYDFHRKRKLESVLKASGYKVHDRAEFAEITKRLLQASAEQIGNPLHHDICWGSPFNLRHVTTILSVRIPSLQAIESERILERQRFEKIELQHKIAQQVGSELKSRILLERRPLPPSGPN, encoded by the exons ATGGAATATGACTTTCACAGGAAACGGAAATTAGAGTCTGTCTTGAAAGCCAGTGGTTATAAAGT GCACGACCGTGCAGAATTTGCTGAAATTACAAAACGTTTGTTACAAGCGTCTGCAGAACAAATCGGCAACCCTCTCCATCATGACATCTGTTGGGGCTCTCCTTTCAACCTGAGGCATGTGACAACTATTTTGAGTGTACGCATCCCTTCCCTACAAG CAATAGAATCCGAGAGGATTTTGGAGCGCCAGCGATTTGAGAAGATTGAACTTCAGCACAAGATTGCACAGCAAGTGGGATCGGAACTGAAAAGCAGGATACTTTTGGAAAGAAGACCACTGCCACCAAGTGGCCCCAACTAA